From Toxorhynchites rutilus septentrionalis strain SRP chromosome 2, ASM2978413v1, whole genome shotgun sequence, a single genomic window includes:
- the LOC129765211 gene encoding transmembrane channel-like protein 7, whose product MSGGKDRRSRASKTQGWEEAGGEFYQESYPADLEGMQRDPSKIATLLPSKQTRNATTRRVRPSQQDTKGTRRRTSFSTVARRGSQYHEIQVATLPDLSENLINEERTWEEIQEIKSMPVPMAQKREMKAQLQNATKLRLQGFEQIKWRRRKAWQSIRSKWSEYRTKLELWRMSLKTIEGNFGTGVVAYFLFLRWLMFLNLIVFGLVSMFIVLPHVALKEPQDLPCEQQVDPVSVQCCSESYVNATKNAEFSVLDVIQGTGFMEGTLLFYGMYTNMIYGYSPAEDRMMTAAVGTSIMSSVTTTMIMTTMAPSSTAISGSSNKRNSNISTSASTSTSTSTGTSTTEATTTPMGDVVIGEIRSSNFSVLNESFFDALVMETEEAIDQSKAAVRSHTVLYYDFPLVYVIITAICYVVALIAIMKAVVRQFKDRIAEGEGLFYQYCNLVFGGWDFCIHNEKSADVKHKALYNEIRSLIHMKRFENERINRSRDFMVKLMAIRFLINFVVVVILITAVVIIYVLFNESMSKLDPNFQPNHPINLPRVPSWSSFSAFGRSATMIVPSTSSTPPYIMISQDFSSPMTPSDLESSISARLEVLFYEFLPYLAIVCMNLVVPLLFNYLVQFEKYSPLFVIKISLFRTVFLRLSSLAVLLSRFYFLVNPKVHQLPANSTELFSNYTIDSNSTATEQCHDYNRGTPPCWETFVGQQFYKLFIVDFVTHFLVTFFVNFPRAMFARHSSSRFAKFIGEQEFELSKHVLDVIYSQTLCWLGTFYTPFLPAIAAVLFFLMFYIKKFACLVNSNPSTVLYRASRSNSLFMSTLLISFTVAIIPVVYAWAEIIPSRSCGPFRGLPSVWDRAINAFMKMPLFFQNIIFYFGTASFAIPCFVVLTFFIYYYYAVSAANRHMVSVLKHQLVLEGHDKQFLLSRLSLFIKQQQEYQKRMMRQAIEQQQQQQQLQGNNVQHPPPPVAPPKPPQLQQQQQQQPEQQPPLPPRADRDSKPSSRDRDRKENGSGEIK is encoded by the exons ATGTCCGGTGGCAAAGATCGGAGGTCAAGGGCCAGCAAGACCCAAGGCTGGGAGGAGGCCGGCGGTGAATTCTACCAGGAGAGCTATCCCGCCGATCTGGAGGGCATGCAGAGGGATCCGTCCAAGATTGCGACTCTGTTGCCGTCGAAGCAGACCAGAAATG CTACAACCCGTAGAGTGCGACCGTCGCAGCAAGACACAAAAGGCACGCGAAGGAGAACCAGCTTTTCCACGGTGGCCAGGAGAGGATCGCAGTATCATGAGATTCAAGTTGCCACTCTTCCGGATTTGTCAG AGAATCTTATCAATGAGGAGCGCACATGGGAGGAGATTCAGGAGATCAAATCGATGCCCGTTCCGATGGCACAAAAACGTGAAATGAAAGCACAATTACAG AACGCTACCAAGTTACGCCTGCAGGGTTTCGAGCAGATCAAGTGGCGTCGCCGGAAAGCATGGCAAAGCATTCGGTCGAAGTGGAGCGAGTACCGGACCAAGCTCGAGCTGTGGCGGATGTCGCTGAAAACCATCGAAGGTAACTTCGGAACCGGCGTGGTAGCATACTTTCTCTTCCTCCGCTGGCTCATGTTTCTCAACCTGATTGTGTTTGGACTTGTGTCGATGTTCATCGTGCTGCCCCATGTGGCACTGAAGGAACCACAGGATTTGCCCTGTGAGCAGCAGGTTGACCCCGTGTCGGTGCAGTGCTGCTCGGAGTCGTACGTGAATGCGACCAAGAATGCGGAGTTTTCCGTACTCGATGTGATACAGGGGACGGGCTTCATGGAGGGAACACTGCTTTTCTACGGAATGTACACCAATATGATTTACGGGTACAGTCCAGCGGAAGATAGAATGATGACAGCAGCTGTCGGAACGAGTATTATGTCATCGGTGACGACCACAATGATCATGACGACTATGGCTCCAAGTAGTACTGCAATAAGTGGCAGCAGTAATAAGAGAAATAGTAATATTAGCACAAGTGCTAGTACCAGTACCAGTACCAGTACCGGTACTAGCACTACCGAAGCAACCACCACTCCGATGGGTGATGTAGTGATAGGAGAAATTAGAAGTAGTAATTTTAGTGTTCTCAACGAAAGTTTTTTCGATGCGCTAGTGATGGAAACGGAAGAAGCTATTGACCAAAGTAAAGCAGCAGTCAGATCTCATACAGTTCTGTACTACGATTTCCCGCTGGTTTATGTGATTATTACGGCAATCTGCTATGTGGTGGCGTTGATTGCCATAATGAAGGCCGTGGTGCGACAGTTCAAAGATCGCATAGCCGAGGGCGAGGGCCTCTTCTATCAGTACTGTAATTTAGTCTTCGGAGGCTGGGATTTTTGTATTCACAACGAAAAATCCGCCGATGTTAAACATAAGGCACTATACAACGAGATTCGGTCGTTGATTCATATGAAACGTTTTGAGAATGAGCGTATCAATCGGTCTCGCGATTTTATGGTTAAGCTTATGGCGATACGATTCCTGATTAATTTTGTAGTGGTTGTTATACTCATAACGGCTGTCGTGATAATCTACGTGTTGTTCAACGAGTCAATGTCCAAGCTGGACCCGAATTTCCAGCCAAACCATCCCATCAATCTGCCCCGCGTTCCATCATGGTCCTCGTTCTCCGCGTTTGGTCGCTCCGCTACCATGATTGTGCCATCGACAAGCTCAACTCCTCCGTACATCATGATCTCACAGGACTTTTCCTCGCCCATGACTCCAAGCGATCTGGAGTCTAGTATATCGGCCCGTCTAGAGGTGCTTTTTTATGAATTCCTTCCCTACCTAGCGATCGTATGTATGAATTTGGTTGTCCCCCTACTTTTCAACTATCTTGTCCAATTCGAAAAATATTCGCCACTCTTTGTTATCAAAATTTCACTCTTTCGGACGGTTTTCCTCCGACTGTCCTCGCTAGCTGTATTACTCAGTCGCTTTTACTTTCTCGTTAATCCAAAAGTTCACCAATTACCAGCAAATAGTACAGAACTATTCAGCAATTACACAATCGACTCAAACAGTACCGCAACAGAACAATGCCACGATTACAATCGAGGCACTCCGCCATGCTGGGAAACGTTTGTTGGTCAACAATTCTACAAGCTTTTCATCGTTGATTTCGTCACCCATTTTCTGGTGACGTTCTTCGTTAACTTTCCTCGAGCAATGTTCGCTCGGCACTCGTCCAGCCGTTTCGCCAAATTCATCGGCGAACAAGAGTTCGAGCTGTCGAAACACGTGCTGGACGTGATCTACTCGCAAACTCTCTGTTGGCTGGGTACCTTCTATACACCATTTCTCCCAGCAATCGCCGCCGTTCTCTTCTTCCTGATGTTCTACATCAAAAAGTTTGCCTGTCTAGTCAACTCGAATCCCTCCACGGTTCTGTACCGGGCATCCCGTTCCAACTCGCTCTTCATGTCAACCCTGCTGATCTCATTCACTGTGGCGATCATCCCGGTGGTTTACGCATGGGCCGAAATTATCCCGTCTCGCTCGTGTGGTCCCTTCCGGGGCCTGCCATCCGTATGGGACCGAGCCATCAATGCGTTCATGAAGATGCCACTGTTCTTCCAGAACATCATCTTCTACTTCGGAACGGCCTCGTTTGCCATTCCCTGTTTCGTGGTGCTCACCTTCTTCATCTACTACTACTATGCCGTTTCGGCCGCCAACCGACACATGGTGTCGGTTCTCAAGCACCAACTGGTGCTCGAAGGTCACGACAAGCAGTTCTTGCTGAGCCGACTAAGTCTGTTCATCAAACAACAGCAAGAATACCAGAAACGGATGATGCGGCAAGCCAtcgagcagcaacagcaaca